The Toxotes jaculatrix isolate fToxJac2 chromosome 21, fToxJac2.pri, whole genome shotgun sequence genome includes a region encoding these proteins:
- the LOC121201248 gene encoding ataxin-2-like protein isoform X1, producing the protein MLKQQQQPGSGGRKASNGTSGPAGMSSPVSGINSGNRTPAGRPKVAGGNLALKHDRLTVSVKQKFKNRTSAKPSFQSSPVFEGVYNNARMLHFLTAVVGSTCDIRVKNGSVFEGIFKTLSSRCELAVDAVHKRSEDEGSTSAPPRREDITDTMIFSPSDLVTMICRDVDLNYATRDSFTDTSISSTRVNGEHKEKVLQRWEGGDSNGESYDLENDASNGWDANEMFRYNEVKYGVTSTYDSSLSMYTVPLEKGNSEVYRQREARAARLASEIESSPQYRHRVNLENDEGKSEEDKYSAVVRDGNDRERGRESPRDRDRERGRDSPGASNREGKYIPLPQRQREMNRERERGERGPGGPPPHNRLSGGYRSTPASSSSPRPPLPSAAGPQSGISPSERSSPLSGRGGAYAPHHSQGSPSPGPGSGPASPYTPASPGGPAATPASASAAPSSASPPAPHGHTVPHSHSLPHSLSDAGRPVNGISARTSPKAQRPPQSSRTVRTPNSHSQSTATRSPKSGSSQDTPYLDTSSVSLPAQKTSGPAPLFPVDVNEILGAAAKERSAESPSSTEESKSSKVQQRSQIEELRKFGKEFRLQPSGGSSSSPSSPAAATPPAVSEVAQPSVAKPSSSDAHPALDSKPQPPTPSPSQPQPQPSPAPAEGPAKDTTATPGATTAATTAPVSDRQSPAAPQPARTPGSEEVRSETTERTEGVADQVKKSTLNPNAKEFNPNKPQMPMTKPNTAPTPPRPTPPSPVVLQHPGGQGLYTTPYLSYVSQIHSVQPPTMYQYTMSTVNQGKYPRTKGSVVAPRSDHGTSAPPMLQAAASAAGAPLVASPYPQSYLQYNPQQYGQQQVIQAMTPYPGQPMYSMLQGGARMIGQGGGPHPQALGPPGGPQFSTQGDGPQGPQQGIYAPQSFSHHSGAVHQPQPSSTPTGNQPPPQHAAPSPGQNAQSGPQPQSLYHSGPLSAPTPPNMPPGHTSPQGSYPIQGYSIHSHQGIPPTYPLGQIAQAHVQGAMSGPHHSGSHGQPQLVMLQPPPQQGPGSVPQHPQHGPQQGAHQHFYIGHPQAMQVQTHPAPFHPPGN; encoded by the exons GGTTCCACCTGTGACATAAGAGTGAAGAATGGCAGCGTATTTGAAGGCATATTCAAGACTCTAAGCTCTCGG TGTGAGTTGGCTGTTGACGCTGTACACAAACGCAGTGAGGACGAGGGATCAACATCAGCTCCGCCACGGAGAGAGGACATCACTGACACTATGATCTTCAGCCCCTCAGACCTAGTGACAATGATCTGCAGAGATGTTGACCTCAACTATGCCACTAgag ACTCCTTCACAGACACATCCATTAGCTCCACCCGCGTCAACGGAGAACATAAGGAGAAGGTCTTGCAGAGATGGGAGGGAGGAGACAGCAATGGAGAGAGTTACGATCTGGAGAATGATGCA TCCAATGGCTGGGATGCCAATGAGATGTTCCGATACAATGAAGTAAAATACGGAGTCACGTCAACATATGATTCTAGCCTCTCCATGTACAC TGTGCCACTGGAAAAAGGCAACTCTGAGGTGTATCGGCAGAGAGAGGCACGCGCCGCTCGCCTGGCCAGTGAGATTGAGTCAAGTCCCCAGTATCGCCATCGTGTCAACCTGGAAAATGATGAGGGCAAAAGCGAGGAAGACAAGTACAGCGCTGTGGTGCGGGATGGCAATGATCGGGAGAGGGGCCGTGAGAGTCCCCGTGACAGAGACCGCGAAAGGGGCCGAGACAGCCCTGGAGCCAGCAACAG agAGGGCAAGTACATTCCATTACCTCAGCGCCAGAGAGAGATGAACCGGGAACGAGAGCGAGGGGAGAGAGGTCCTGGCGGGCCTCCGCCCCATAATCGTCTAAGTGGAGGTTACCGCTCCACCCCtgcatcctcctcttccccaaGACCCCCACTGCCCTCTGCTGCGGGGCCACAATCCGGCATCTCCCCCTCAGAGAGAAGCAGCCCTCTCTCAGGTCGAGGCGGAGCCTACGCGCCCCACCACTCACAGGGAAGCCCCAGTCCAGGCCCGGGCTCTGGCCCTGCAAGCCCTTACACACCTGCCTCTCCTGGTGGACCAGCAGCAACGCCAGCCTCTGCTTCCGCTGCCCCTTCCTCAGCCAGCCCCCCTGCCCCACACGGACACACAGTCCCTCATTCCCACTCACTCCCACACTCTCTGTCAGACGCTGGCAGGCCTGTTAATGGAA tttctgccaGAACATCTCCCAAAGCCCAGAGACCTCCACAGTCGAGCAGGACAGTCCGCACTCCAAACTCACATTCTCAGTCCACAG CTACTCGTTCTCCTAAATCAGGCTCTTCCCAGGATACGCCTTATTTGGACACATCTTCTGTCTCCCTGCCCGCCCAGAAGACGTCTGGTCCCGCCCCTCTCTTCCCTGTAGATG TGAATGAGATCCTTGGTGCAGCTGCAAAGGAACGCTCAGCTGAGAGCCCCAGCAGCACAGAAGAAAGCAAGAGcagtaaag TGCAGCAAAGGTCGCAGATTGAGGAACTGCGGAAATTTGGCAAGGAATTCAGG cTCCAGCCGAGTGGAGGCAGCTCCAGCTCTCCCAGTTCTCCGGCAGCAGCAACCCCTCCTGCCGTCAGTGAGGTCGCCCAGCCCAGCGTAGCCAAGCCCTCGTCATCAGATGCCCACCCTGCTTTGGATTCCAAACCTCAGCCTCCAACTCCCAGCCCCTCTCAGCCCCAACCTCAGCCTTCACCAGCTCCTGCGGAGGGCCCCGCCAAGGACACCACAGCTACACCTGGTGCCACAACAGCTGCCACCACAGCACCTGTTTCAGACAGGCAGTCGCCAGCCGCCCCGCAGCCAGCCAGGACCCCAGGAAGTGAGGAGGTCAGGTCTGAGACAACAGAGCGGACGGAGGGTGTGGCAGA CCAAGTAAAGAAATCAACCTTAAACCCCAACGCTAAAGAGTTCAACCCTAATAAACCTCAGATGCCTATG ACAAAGCCCAACACTGCGCCCACTCCACCTCGGCCAACTCCACCAAGCCCAGTGGTCCTTCAGCACCCAGGCGGACAGGGACTCTACACCACCCCCTACCTCTCTTACGTCTCACAGATCCACTCTGTGCAG CCACCAACAATGTACCAGTACACCATGTCTACAGTCAACCAGGGAAAATACCCCAGGACCAAAG GCTCAGTAGTGGCTCCGCGCTCTGACCATGGTACTTCAGCGCCCCCAATGCTGCAAGCTGCGGCCTCAGCGGCCGGGGCACCACTAGTGGCGTCCCCCTACCCTCAGTCCTACCTTCAGTACAACCCACAGCAGTACGGCCAGCAGCAGGTCATCCAGGCCATGACACCCTACCCTGGACAG CCAATGTACTCAATGCTCCAGGGTGGAGCCAGGATGATAGGTCAAGGCGGGGGGCCCCATCCACAAGCCCTGGGACCCCCAGGAGGCCCCCAGTTCTCTACACAGGGAGACGGACCTCAGGGACCACAGCAGGGCATTTATG CTCCACAGTCCTTCTCCCACCACTCGGGTGCAGTGCATCAGCCTCAGCCCTCCAGTACCCCAACAGGAAACCAGCCCCCTCCCCAACATGCAGCACCTAGCCCTGGACAG AACGCCCAGTCAGGCCCGCAGCCACAGTCCTTGTACCACTCAGGTCCCCTGTCAGCACCCACCCCACCCAACATGCCCCCAGGTCACACGTCTCCACAGGGGTCTTACCCCATTCAGGGCTACAGCATCCACAGCCACCAGGGCATCCCACCCACATACCCCCTGGGACAGATTGCACAG GCCCACGTACAGGGAGCCATGTCAGGTCCCCACCACTCGGGGAGCCACGGTCAACCCCAGTTAGTGATGTTGCAGCCACCCCCTCAGCAGGGCCCTGGTTCAGTGCCCCAGCACCCGCAGCACGGACCTCAGCAAGGAGCACACCAGCACTTCTACATAGGACATCCACAAG CAATGCAGGTACAAACGCACCCTGCTCCCTTCCATCCGCCTGGAAACTAA
- the LOC121201248 gene encoding ataxin-2-like protein isoform X2 encodes MLKQQQQPGSGGRKASNGTSGPAGMSSPVSGINSGNRTPAGRNRTSAKPSFQSSPVFEGVYNNARMLHFLTAVVGSTCDIRVKNGSVFEGIFKTLSSRCELAVDAVHKRSEDEGSTSAPPRREDITDTMIFSPSDLVTMICRDVDLNYATRDSFTDTSISSTRVNGEHKEKVLQRWEGGDSNGESYDLENDASNGWDANEMFRYNEVKYGVTSTYDSSLSMYTVPLEKGNSEVYRQREARAARLASEIESSPQYRHRVNLENDEGKSEEDKYSAVVRDGNDRERGRESPRDRDRERGRDSPGASNREGKYIPLPQRQREMNRERERGERGPGGPPPHNRLSGGYRSTPASSSSPRPPLPSAAGPQSGISPSERSSPLSGRGGAYAPHHSQGSPSPGPGSGPASPYTPASPGGPAATPASASAAPSSASPPAPHGHTVPHSHSLPHSLSDAGRPVNGISARTSPKAQRPPQSSRTVRTPNSHSQSTATRSPKSGSSQDTPYLDTSSVSLPAQKTSGPAPLFPVDVNEILGAAAKERSAESPSSTEESKSSKVQQRSQIEELRKFGKEFRLQPSGGSSSSPSSPAAATPPAVSEVAQPSVAKPSSSDAHPALDSKPQPPTPSPSQPQPQPSPAPAEGPAKDTTATPGATTAATTAPVSDRQSPAAPQPARTPGSEEVRSETTERTEGVADQVKKSTLNPNAKEFNPNKPQMPMTKPNTAPTPPRPTPPSPVVLQHPGGQGLYTTPYLSYVSQIHSVQPPTMYQYTMSTVNQGKYPRTKGSVVAPRSDHGTSAPPMLQAAASAAGAPLVASPYPQSYLQYNPQQYGQQQVIQAMTPYPGQPMYSMLQGGARMIGQGGGPHPQALGPPGGPQFSTQGDGPQGPQQGIYAPQSFSHHSGAVHQPQPSSTPTGNQPPPQHAAPSPGQNAQSGPQPQSLYHSGPLSAPTPPNMPPGHTSPQGSYPIQGYSIHSHQGIPPTYPLGQIAQAHVQGAMSGPHHSGSHGQPQLVMLQPPPQQGPGSVPQHPQHGPQQGAHQHFYIGHPQAMQVQTHPAPFHPPGN; translated from the exons GGTTCCACCTGTGACATAAGAGTGAAGAATGGCAGCGTATTTGAAGGCATATTCAAGACTCTAAGCTCTCGG TGTGAGTTGGCTGTTGACGCTGTACACAAACGCAGTGAGGACGAGGGATCAACATCAGCTCCGCCACGGAGAGAGGACATCACTGACACTATGATCTTCAGCCCCTCAGACCTAGTGACAATGATCTGCAGAGATGTTGACCTCAACTATGCCACTAgag ACTCCTTCACAGACACATCCATTAGCTCCACCCGCGTCAACGGAGAACATAAGGAGAAGGTCTTGCAGAGATGGGAGGGAGGAGACAGCAATGGAGAGAGTTACGATCTGGAGAATGATGCA TCCAATGGCTGGGATGCCAATGAGATGTTCCGATACAATGAAGTAAAATACGGAGTCACGTCAACATATGATTCTAGCCTCTCCATGTACAC TGTGCCACTGGAAAAAGGCAACTCTGAGGTGTATCGGCAGAGAGAGGCACGCGCCGCTCGCCTGGCCAGTGAGATTGAGTCAAGTCCCCAGTATCGCCATCGTGTCAACCTGGAAAATGATGAGGGCAAAAGCGAGGAAGACAAGTACAGCGCTGTGGTGCGGGATGGCAATGATCGGGAGAGGGGCCGTGAGAGTCCCCGTGACAGAGACCGCGAAAGGGGCCGAGACAGCCCTGGAGCCAGCAACAG agAGGGCAAGTACATTCCATTACCTCAGCGCCAGAGAGAGATGAACCGGGAACGAGAGCGAGGGGAGAGAGGTCCTGGCGGGCCTCCGCCCCATAATCGTCTAAGTGGAGGTTACCGCTCCACCCCtgcatcctcctcttccccaaGACCCCCACTGCCCTCTGCTGCGGGGCCACAATCCGGCATCTCCCCCTCAGAGAGAAGCAGCCCTCTCTCAGGTCGAGGCGGAGCCTACGCGCCCCACCACTCACAGGGAAGCCCCAGTCCAGGCCCGGGCTCTGGCCCTGCAAGCCCTTACACACCTGCCTCTCCTGGTGGACCAGCAGCAACGCCAGCCTCTGCTTCCGCTGCCCCTTCCTCAGCCAGCCCCCCTGCCCCACACGGACACACAGTCCCTCATTCCCACTCACTCCCACACTCTCTGTCAGACGCTGGCAGGCCTGTTAATGGAA tttctgccaGAACATCTCCCAAAGCCCAGAGACCTCCACAGTCGAGCAGGACAGTCCGCACTCCAAACTCACATTCTCAGTCCACAG CTACTCGTTCTCCTAAATCAGGCTCTTCCCAGGATACGCCTTATTTGGACACATCTTCTGTCTCCCTGCCCGCCCAGAAGACGTCTGGTCCCGCCCCTCTCTTCCCTGTAGATG TGAATGAGATCCTTGGTGCAGCTGCAAAGGAACGCTCAGCTGAGAGCCCCAGCAGCACAGAAGAAAGCAAGAGcagtaaag TGCAGCAAAGGTCGCAGATTGAGGAACTGCGGAAATTTGGCAAGGAATTCAGG cTCCAGCCGAGTGGAGGCAGCTCCAGCTCTCCCAGTTCTCCGGCAGCAGCAACCCCTCCTGCCGTCAGTGAGGTCGCCCAGCCCAGCGTAGCCAAGCCCTCGTCATCAGATGCCCACCCTGCTTTGGATTCCAAACCTCAGCCTCCAACTCCCAGCCCCTCTCAGCCCCAACCTCAGCCTTCACCAGCTCCTGCGGAGGGCCCCGCCAAGGACACCACAGCTACACCTGGTGCCACAACAGCTGCCACCACAGCACCTGTTTCAGACAGGCAGTCGCCAGCCGCCCCGCAGCCAGCCAGGACCCCAGGAAGTGAGGAGGTCAGGTCTGAGACAACAGAGCGGACGGAGGGTGTGGCAGA CCAAGTAAAGAAATCAACCTTAAACCCCAACGCTAAAGAGTTCAACCCTAATAAACCTCAGATGCCTATG ACAAAGCCCAACACTGCGCCCACTCCACCTCGGCCAACTCCACCAAGCCCAGTGGTCCTTCAGCACCCAGGCGGACAGGGACTCTACACCACCCCCTACCTCTCTTACGTCTCACAGATCCACTCTGTGCAG CCACCAACAATGTACCAGTACACCATGTCTACAGTCAACCAGGGAAAATACCCCAGGACCAAAG GCTCAGTAGTGGCTCCGCGCTCTGACCATGGTACTTCAGCGCCCCCAATGCTGCAAGCTGCGGCCTCAGCGGCCGGGGCACCACTAGTGGCGTCCCCCTACCCTCAGTCCTACCTTCAGTACAACCCACAGCAGTACGGCCAGCAGCAGGTCATCCAGGCCATGACACCCTACCCTGGACAG CCAATGTACTCAATGCTCCAGGGTGGAGCCAGGATGATAGGTCAAGGCGGGGGGCCCCATCCACAAGCCCTGGGACCCCCAGGAGGCCCCCAGTTCTCTACACAGGGAGACGGACCTCAGGGACCACAGCAGGGCATTTATG CTCCACAGTCCTTCTCCCACCACTCGGGTGCAGTGCATCAGCCTCAGCCCTCCAGTACCCCAACAGGAAACCAGCCCCCTCCCCAACATGCAGCACCTAGCCCTGGACAG AACGCCCAGTCAGGCCCGCAGCCACAGTCCTTGTACCACTCAGGTCCCCTGTCAGCACCCACCCCACCCAACATGCCCCCAGGTCACACGTCTCCACAGGGGTCTTACCCCATTCAGGGCTACAGCATCCACAGCCACCAGGGCATCCCACCCACATACCCCCTGGGACAGATTGCACAG GCCCACGTACAGGGAGCCATGTCAGGTCCCCACCACTCGGGGAGCCACGGTCAACCCCAGTTAGTGATGTTGCAGCCACCCCCTCAGCAGGGCCCTGGTTCAGTGCCCCAGCACCCGCAGCACGGACCTCAGCAAGGAGCACACCAGCACTTCTACATAGGACATCCACAAG CAATGCAGGTACAAACGCACCCTGCTCCCTTCCATCCGCCTGGAAACTAA